Proteins encoded by one window of Microbacterium testaceum:
- the ileS gene encoding isoleucine--tRNA ligase, whose amino-acid sequence MTYPRPSSFGPAADAASVVPSPRFPSIENDTLAFWAHDDTFRASIANREGAEEWVFYDGPPFANGLPHYGHLLTGYAKDVFPRFQTMRGKKVDRVFGWDTHGLPAELEAMKQLGITEKDEIEAMGVATFNAKARESVLEYTRDWQDYVTRQARWVDFERGYKTLDTTYMESVLWAFKTLHDKGLAYEGYRVLPYCWRDETPLSTHELRMDDDVYKMRQDPSVTVTFPLVGAKAEALGLTGVRALAWTTTPWTLPTNLALAVGPGIRYAVIEGGPNGAADVHRAPDGTPDEAFEAVAHRYLLAEDLLPGYAKDLGYESADAAREAVQSTILGSELEGVSYDRLFDYYADASVWGTQDAWKVLVDDYVTVSDGTGIVHQAPAYGEDDKRLADAAGLPTIISLDDSGRFLSAVTDVAGELWMEANRPLIRLLKQDGRLLREASYEHSYPHCWRCRNPLIYKAVSSWFVRVTDIKDDLLANNQQITWVPENVKEGQFGKWLEGARDWSISRNRYWGSPIPVWKSDNPDYPRVDVYGSLADMEADFGRLPVNADGEVDLHRPYIDDLTRPNPDDPTGTSTMRRIEDVLDVWFDSGSMPFAQVHYPFENHEWFDEHAPADFIVEYIGQTRGWFYVMHVLSTALFDRPAFTGVSCHGIVLGNDGQKMSKSLRNYPDVREVFDRDGSDAMRWFLMSSSVLRGGNLVVTEEGIRSGVREFLLPLWNAWYFFATYANASGAGGYEAEWRTDSTDVLDRYILALTGDLVTNVAADLEGLDSTTAAERLRDFAEVLTNWYIRRSRDRFWVGVTDDPRSREAFDTLYTVLETLTRVAAPLLPLVTERVWQGLTGGRSVHLTDWPDASAFPAAVDIRTAMDTVREVSSVANALRKREGKRVRLPLPRLTVVTPDAAGLAQFEDLVREELNVKDVKLVELNLQSFDEFGLAQRLVVNARAAGPRLGKRVQQVIQAAKVGNWAETDRGIVVQTPDGEVVLGPTEGTLETDASRLAEGEAVALLNAADGFLLLDTVTTPELEAEGLARDMIRGIQDTRKAAGFDVSDRIALTLAFDDAGDAAAVAQAFDVAGVASETLAEGVVLASRTERLIERGNVGEPEFENVLTAKTYANVGAVTVAVARIGAPA is encoded by the coding sequence GTCTTCCCGCGCTTCCAGACGATGCGCGGCAAGAAGGTCGACCGCGTCTTCGGGTGGGACACGCACGGCCTTCCCGCCGAGCTCGAGGCGATGAAGCAGCTCGGGATCACCGAGAAGGACGAGATCGAGGCGATGGGGGTCGCGACCTTCAACGCCAAGGCCCGCGAGTCGGTGCTCGAGTACACGCGCGACTGGCAAGACTACGTCACGCGTCAGGCCCGCTGGGTCGACTTCGAGCGCGGCTACAAGACGCTCGACACGACCTACATGGAGAGCGTGCTGTGGGCGTTCAAGACGCTCCACGACAAGGGCCTCGCCTACGAGGGCTACCGCGTGCTGCCGTACTGCTGGCGCGACGAGACGCCCCTGTCCACGCACGAACTGCGCATGGACGACGACGTCTACAAGATGCGTCAGGACCCCTCGGTCACCGTGACCTTCCCGCTGGTCGGGGCCAAGGCCGAGGCGCTGGGTCTCACGGGCGTCCGCGCACTGGCGTGGACGACGACGCCGTGGACGCTGCCGACGAACCTCGCGCTGGCCGTGGGTCCCGGCATCCGCTATGCCGTGATCGAGGGCGGACCGAACGGTGCCGCCGACGTGCACCGCGCTCCCGACGGCACGCCCGACGAGGCCTTCGAGGCCGTCGCCCACCGCTACCTGCTGGCCGAAGACCTGCTGCCCGGCTACGCCAAAGACCTCGGATACGAGAGCGCGGATGCCGCCCGCGAGGCCGTCCAGTCCACGATCCTGGGCTCCGAGCTCGAGGGCGTGTCGTACGACCGCCTCTTCGACTACTACGCCGACGCTTCTGTCTGGGGCACGCAGGACGCGTGGAAGGTCCTCGTCGACGACTACGTCACCGTCAGCGACGGCACGGGCATCGTGCACCAGGCTCCCGCCTACGGTGAGGACGACAAGCGCCTGGCGGATGCCGCGGGCCTGCCGACGATCATCTCGCTCGACGATAGCGGCCGCTTCCTCTCCGCGGTCACCGACGTCGCCGGCGAGCTGTGGATGGAGGCCAACCGCCCCCTCATCCGCCTGCTCAAGCAGGACGGCCGACTGCTGCGCGAAGCCTCGTACGAGCACTCGTACCCGCACTGCTGGCGCTGCCGGAACCCCCTCATCTACAAGGCCGTGTCGAGCTGGTTCGTGCGCGTGACCGACATCAAGGACGACCTGCTGGCGAACAACCAGCAGATCACCTGGGTGCCCGAGAACGTCAAGGAGGGCCAGTTCGGCAAGTGGCTCGAGGGCGCGCGCGACTGGTCGATCAGCCGCAACCGCTACTGGGGTTCGCCGATCCCGGTGTGGAAGAGCGACAACCCCGACTACCCGCGCGTCGACGTGTACGGCTCCCTCGCCGACATGGAGGCCGACTTCGGCCGCCTGCCGGTGAACGCCGACGGCGAGGTCGACCTGCACCGTCCCTACATCGACGACCTCACGCGTCCGAACCCCGACGACCCGACCGGCACGTCGACGATGCGTCGCATCGAAGACGTGCTCGACGTGTGGTTCGACTCGGGATCGATGCCGTTCGCGCAGGTGCACTACCCGTTCGAGAACCACGAGTGGTTCGACGAGCACGCCCCCGCCGACTTCATCGTCGAGTACATCGGGCAGACCCGCGGCTGGTTCTATGTGATGCACGTGCTCTCGACCGCGCTCTTCGACCGCCCGGCCTTCACCGGGGTTTCGTGCCATGGCATCGTGCTCGGCAACGACGGACAGAAGATGTCGAAGTCGCTGCGCAACTACCCCGACGTGCGTGAGGTGTTCGATCGCGACGGCTCGGATGCCATGCGGTGGTTCCTCATGTCGAGCTCGGTGCTGCGCGGGGGCAACCTCGTCGTGACCGAGGAGGGCATCCGTTCGGGCGTGCGCGAGTTCCTGCTGCCGCTGTGGAACGCGTGGTACTTCTTCGCGACCTACGCGAATGCCTCGGGCGCGGGCGGGTACGAAGCCGAGTGGCGCACCGACTCCACCGACGTTCTCGACCGCTACATCCTGGCGCTCACCGGCGACCTCGTCACGAACGTCGCGGCCGACCTCGAGGGGCTCGACTCCACGACGGCCGCCGAGCGTCTGCGCGACTTCGCCGAGGTGCTGACCAACTGGTACATCCGCCGGTCGCGCGACCGCTTCTGGGTGGGCGTGACCGACGACCCGCGTAGCCGTGAGGCCTTCGACACGCTCTACACCGTGCTCGAGACGCTGACCCGCGTCGCCGCCCCGTTGCTGCCGCTGGTCACCGAGCGCGTGTGGCAGGGCCTCACGGGCGGCCGGAGCGTCCACCTGACCGACTGGCCGGACGCGTCGGCGTTCCCCGCAGCCGTTGACATCCGCACCGCGATGGACACCGTGCGCGAGGTCTCGAGCGTCGCCAACGCGCTGCGCAAGCGCGAGGGAAAGCGTGTGCGCCTGCCGCTGCCGCGTCTGACGGTGGTGACTCCGGATGCCGCGGGCCTGGCGCAGTTCGAGGACCTCGTGCGCGAGGAACTCAACGTCAAGGACGTCAAGCTGGTGGAGCTGAACCTGCAGTCGTTCGATGAGTTCGGTCTCGCGCAGCGCCTCGTGGTCAACGCTCGCGCCGCGGGACCGCGTTTGGGCAAGCGCGTGCAGCAGGTCATCCAGGCCGCGAAGGTCGGGAACTGGGCGGAGACCGACCGCGGCATCGTCGTCCAGACGCCGGACGGTGAAGTCGTCCTCGGCCCCACCGAGGGCACCCTCGAGACCGATGCCTCGCGCCTCGCGGAGGGAGAAGCGGTGGCCCTCCTGAACGCCGCCGACGGCTTCCTCCTCCTCGACACCGTCACCACCCCCGAGCTCGAGGCCGAGGGCCTGGCGCGCGACATGATCCGCGGCATCCAGGACACCCGCAAGGCCGCCGGCTTCGACGTGAGCGACCGGATCGCCCTCACCCTCGCATTCGACGACGCCGGGGACGCGGCCGCCGTCGCCCAGGCGTTCGATGTCGCGGGCGTGGCATCCGAGACCCTCGCCGAAGGCGTCGTGCTGGCCAGCCGTACCGAACGGCTCATCGAGCGCGGGAACGTGGGCGAGCCCGAGTTCGAGAACGTCCTCACCGCCAAGACCTACGCGAACGTCGGCGCCGTCACGGTGGCCGTCGCCCGGATCGGAGCCCCCGCATGA
- a CDS encoding bifunctional folylpolyglutamate synthase/dihydrofolate synthase, giving the protein MSDRTRADAVYSALLERQGEQWVQPRVERTRRVLELLADPQRTYRVIHVTGTNGKTSTSRMIESLLRAMGLRTGLFTSPHLERFTERILIDGEPVADAAIADAWDEIQPFVGMVDGELEAAGDAPLTFFELLTVLAFVVAADAPIDVLVLEVGMGGEWDSTNTADGDVAVFAPIDIDHTDRLGSTIAEIATVKAGIIKPGAAVVSAAQPDEALRAIRARAEKEGATVAVAPDGFALEGQTLAVGGQQLDIRGVAGTYREVYLPMYGAHQGSNAALAVAAVESLIGGGTQPLAADVVADGLGNATSPGRLQLVGTAPTVFVDAAHNPHGARALVAALDESFDIDEWGAVVGILDGKDAVGIMSALVPAVVRVFATAPDSDRATDPDVIADVAEAADLPVTVHPTLEDAADAARAWAAESDRRAVVIAGSVVLAGEALRLSELEDWKSGWQG; this is encoded by the coding sequence ATGAGCGATCGCACCAGGGCGGATGCCGTCTACTCGGCGCTGCTCGAACGACAGGGCGAGCAGTGGGTGCAGCCGCGCGTCGAGCGCACGCGCCGCGTGCTCGAGCTGCTCGCCGACCCGCAGCGCACGTACCGCGTCATCCACGTGACCGGCACGAACGGCAAGACCTCGACCAGCCGCATGATCGAGAGCCTGCTGCGCGCGATGGGGCTGCGGACGGGCCTGTTCACCAGCCCGCACCTCGAGCGCTTCACCGAGCGGATCCTCATCGACGGAGAACCCGTGGCCGACGCCGCGATCGCCGACGCGTGGGACGAGATCCAGCCATTCGTCGGCATGGTCGACGGCGAGCTCGAGGCCGCCGGGGACGCCCCGCTGACGTTCTTCGAGCTGCTCACGGTGCTCGCGTTCGTCGTCGCCGCCGACGCGCCGATCGACGTGCTCGTGCTCGAGGTCGGCATGGGCGGGGAGTGGGACTCCACCAACACCGCCGACGGCGACGTCGCGGTCTTCGCGCCGATCGACATCGATCACACCGACCGCCTGGGGTCGACGATCGCCGAGATCGCGACGGTGAAGGCCGGCATCATCAAGCCGGGTGCCGCCGTCGTCTCGGCCGCCCAGCCCGACGAGGCCCTGCGCGCGATCCGCGCTCGCGCCGAGAAAGAGGGAGCGACGGTCGCGGTGGCCCCCGACGGCTTCGCCCTCGAGGGTCAGACCCTCGCCGTCGGCGGACAGCAGCTCGACATCCGCGGAGTCGCGGGCACGTACCGCGAGGTCTACCTGCCGATGTACGGCGCGCACCAGGGTTCCAACGCGGCCCTGGCCGTGGCGGCGGTCGAGTCACTCATCGGCGGCGGCACCCAACCCCTCGCCGCCGACGTCGTGGCCGACGGCCTCGGCAACGCGACTTCTCCCGGCCGCCTGCAGCTCGTCGGCACGGCGCCGACGGTGTTCGTCGATGCGGCGCACAACCCGCACGGCGCGCGGGCCCTGGTCGCCGCCCTCGACGAGTCGTTCGACATCGACGAGTGGGGCGCGGTGGTCGGCATCCTCGACGGGAAGGACGCCGTCGGCATCATGTCGGCGCTCGTGCCCGCCGTGGTCCGGGTGTTCGCGACGGCGCCCGACAGTGACCGCGCGACCGACCCCGACGTGATCGCCGACGTGGCCGAGGCCGCCGACCTTCCCGTGACGGTGCACCCGACCCTCGAAGACGCCGCCGACGCGGCGCGCGCATGGGCCGCGGAGTCCGACCGCCGTGCGGTGGTCATCGCCGGATCCGTCGTCCTCGCCGGTGAGGCCCTGCGCCTGTCGGAGCTCGAGGACTGGAAGTCGGGGTGGCAGGGGTGA
- a CDS encoding DUF4233 domain-containing protein gives MAGVSPREPRAPRVRRQRGAQESLGAVVLGFESIIVFLGGLVVYGLKVVPAGIEPWWGIVGGVVMAIAMVAVSGSLRHRWALFAGWALQVILLLGGLLVPALAVVAVIFGGMWAYATIKGAALDRQNARRAASPDLSNGE, from the coding sequence GTGGCAGGGGTGAGCCCGCGCGAACCCCGTGCTCCCCGCGTTCGTCGTCAGCGCGGTGCGCAGGAGTCGCTCGGTGCCGTCGTCCTCGGCTTCGAGTCGATCATCGTCTTCCTCGGCGGTCTCGTCGTCTACGGCCTCAAGGTGGTCCCCGCGGGCATCGAGCCGTGGTGGGGGATCGTCGGCGGCGTCGTCATGGCGATCGCGATGGTGGCGGTGTCGGGATCGCTCCGGCACCGGTGGGCGTTGTTCGCCGGGTGGGCTCTGCAGGTGATCCTGCTGCTCGGCGGTCTGCTCGTTCCGGCCCTCGCCGTGGTCGCCGTCATTTTCGGTGGCATGTGGGCGTATGCGACGATCAAGGGAGCGGCGCTCGATCGTCAGAACGCACGACGCGCCGCTTCCCCCGACCTCTCGAACGGAGAATGA
- the ndk gene encoding nucleoside-diphosphate kinase: protein MATEETLVLVKPDGVARGLTGAILARIEAKGYALVDIRLVEPDRETLAQHYAEHEGKPFYEPLLEFMMSGPSVAIRLAGNRVIEGFRSLAGTTDPTTAAPGTIRGDFGRDWGLKVQQNLVHGSDSVESAERELAIWFA, encoded by the coding sequence ATGGCTACCGAAGAGACCCTCGTCCTGGTCAAGCCCGACGGCGTCGCCCGCGGCCTGACCGGCGCCATCCTGGCCCGTATCGAGGCGAAGGGCTACGCCCTCGTCGACATCCGCCTCGTCGAGCCCGACCGCGAGACCCTCGCCCAGCACTACGCCGAGCACGAGGGAAAGCCGTTCTACGAGCCGCTGCTCGAGTTCATGATGTCGGGCCCCTCCGTCGCGATCCGCCTCGCCGGCAACCGCGTCATCGAGGGCTTCCGCTCGCTCGCGGGCACGACCGATCCCACCACCGCCGCCCCCGGCACGATCCGCGGCGACTTCGGCCGCGACTGGGGCCTCAAGGTGCAGCAGAACCTCGTCCACGGATCCGACAGCGTCGAGTCCGCCGAGCGCGAGCTCGCAATCTGGTTCGCCTGA
- a CDS encoding PLD nuclease N-terminal domain-containing protein has translation MDAVNPLMTAAYDLVWSAVALVAFGLAAWAIVSLSRRARHLPSTGVLTWALVIVMVPVLGPVSWMAAGRRARVSRS, from the coding sequence ATGGATGCCGTGAACCCACTGATGACCGCCGCGTACGACCTCGTCTGGTCGGCGGTCGCGCTCGTGGCGTTCGGTCTTGCCGCGTGGGCCATCGTGAGCCTCTCCCGGCGTGCCAGACACCTCCCGTCGACCGGTGTGCTGACGTGGGCGCTGGTGATCGTGATGGTCCCCGTACTCGGACCGGTGTCATGGATGGCGGCGGGACGCCGGGCACGGGTCTCGCGCTCCTGA
- a CDS encoding vitamin K epoxide reductase family protein: protein MSETVTPRRPVVVAIWLIFAGVVGWWAAFSLTMERFHQLENPGSAASCDFSVLVQCSTNLQSSQGSVFGFPNPIIGLAAWIAPIVVGTALLAGARFARWFWALFWVGFAFALTFVIWLITQSLFVLATLCPWCMVTWSVVIPSFFVVTLHVLREGVIPRERVREIADRLMAWVPLMTIVAFAVVAVIAQVRLNVLAQL from the coding sequence ATGAGTGAAACCGTCACCCCCCGCCGTCCGGTCGTGGTCGCGATCTGGCTGATCTTCGCGGGCGTCGTGGGCTGGTGGGCGGCGTTCTCGCTCACCATGGAGCGCTTCCACCAGCTCGAGAACCCGGGCAGTGCGGCATCCTGTGACTTCAGCGTGCTGGTCCAGTGCTCGACGAATCTGCAGTCGTCCCAGGGCAGCGTGTTCGGCTTCCCGAACCCGATCATCGGGCTCGCCGCGTGGATCGCGCCCATCGTCGTCGGAACGGCGCTGCTGGCCGGCGCGCGGTTCGCGCGGTGGTTCTGGGCGCTGTTCTGGGTCGGTTTCGCCTTCGCCCTGACCTTCGTGATCTGGCTCATCACGCAGAGCCTCTTCGTCCTGGCGACGCTGTGCCCCTGGTGCATGGTGACGTGGTCGGTCGTGATCCCGTCGTTCTTCGTCGTGACGCTGCACGTGCTGCGCGAGGGCGTGATTCCTCGAGAGCGGGTCCGCGAGATCGCCGACCGGCTCATGGCATGGGTGCCGCTCATGACGATCGTGGCGTTCGCGGTGGTCGCAGTGATCGCGCAGGTGCGGCTGAACGTTCTCGCCCAGCTCTGA
- a CDS encoding Rne/Rng family ribonuclease — MADVTDEQNPTDETPISPDTATSDVTPAVDEEEAAVQDAEDAAADDTEAPAVLDVEDIPAATDDPSEVDASEQSAPAADKAEPIAEAEVPASASVADESASTATATEQPKVALAPAETPAETETPAQPETPAEPEKPARPTAVSLGLLPENFVSAVSTALHFYAPALPPVVIRDDFDDRDDEGPSERASANARRRNRRRGGPNDNRDDAPEAPAAPPVRQRAVEVITEPQRIKGSTRLEAKKQRRRDGREAGRRRPVVTEAEFLARREAVDRVMVVRSKAGRIQIAVLEDNVLVEHYVARNQDASLIGNVYLGRVQNVLPSMEAAFVDIGRGRNAVLYSGEVDWDGVETNNQPRRIELALKSGDRVLVQVTKDPVGHKGARLTSQISLPGRYLVYVPNGTMNGISRKLPDTERARLKKILKEVLPESSGVIVRTAAEGATEEQLTLDVQRLTSQWEHVSSQVKTIQAPALLHSEPDLLVKIVRDVFNEDFTRMLIQGDEALQTISSYLQGVAPDLLERVEKYEGEQDPFDAFRVTEQIEKALDRKVWLPSGGSLVIDRTEAMTVVDVNTGKFVGSGGNLEETVTKNNLEAAEEIVRQLRLRDIGGIIVVDFIDMVLESNRDLVLRRLIECLSRDRTKHQVAEVTSLGLVQMTRKKLGLGLLETFSEACEVCAGRGVIVHHDPVVKHRPAGSSSNGGGNANGGSSNRRGRGGNGGSNGNASTGGGNGGNAAQGNGGANGNGGAAAQAGGTHVITEGVKSALAQIAASTVKPTIDDPALVEAAVVASVEAVLEAKTESASEAPAPAREKRPRKKREPKAPRTEKDALLESVLEALPEPKAPGQGRSRRRVTTAALTGTPVNAQPSSEA; from the coding sequence ATGGCCGATGTGACAGACGAACAGAACCCCACCGACGAGACGCCGATCTCTCCGGACACCGCCACCTCCGACGTCACCCCCGCGGTCGATGAAGAAGAGGCGGCGGTCCAGGATGCCGAAGACGCGGCCGCCGACGACACCGAGGCGCCCGCGGTGCTCGACGTGGAGGACATCCCCGCCGCCACGGACGACCCGTCCGAGGTGGACGCGTCGGAGCAGTCCGCCCCGGCCGCGGACAAGGCCGAGCCGATCGCGGAGGCCGAGGTGCCGGCATCCGCTTCTGTTGCGGATGAGTCGGCGTCGACCGCAACGGCGACGGAGCAGCCCAAGGTCGCTCTCGCCCCGGCCGAGACCCCCGCCGAGACCGAGACTCCGGCTCAGCCCGAGACCCCCGCCGAGCCCGAGAAGCCCGCCCGTCCGACCGCCGTGTCGCTCGGCCTGCTCCCCGAGAACTTCGTGTCCGCCGTCTCGACGGCCCTTCACTTCTACGCGCCCGCGCTTCCGCCCGTCGTGATCCGCGATGACTTCGATGACCGCGACGACGAGGGCCCCAGCGAGCGTGCCTCGGCGAACGCCCGCCGTCGCAACCGCCGCCGCGGGGGACCGAACGACAACCGCGACGATGCCCCCGAGGCTCCCGCCGCGCCCCCCGTGCGTCAGCGCGCGGTCGAGGTCATCACCGAGCCGCAGCGCATCAAGGGTTCCACGCGTCTCGAGGCGAAGAAGCAGCGTCGCCGCGACGGTCGCGAGGCCGGGCGCCGTCGCCCCGTCGTCACCGAGGCCGAGTTCCTCGCCCGCCGCGAGGCCGTCGACCGCGTCATGGTGGTGCGTTCCAAGGCCGGTCGCATCCAGATCGCCGTGCTCGAAGACAACGTGCTCGTGGAGCACTACGTCGCCCGCAACCAGGACGCCTCGCTCATCGGCAATGTCTACCTCGGCCGCGTGCAGAACGTGCTGCCCAGCATGGAGGCCGCGTTCGTCGACATCGGTCGCGGCCGCAACGCCGTGCTGTACTCCGGCGAGGTCGACTGGGACGGCGTCGAGACCAACAACCAGCCGCGTCGCATCGAGCTCGCCCTCAAGTCGGGCGACCGCGTTCTCGTGCAGGTCACGAAGGACCCCGTGGGCCACAAGGGCGCGCGTCTGACGAGCCAGATCTCGCTCCCGGGCCGCTACCTGGTCTACGTGCCCAACGGAACGATGAACGGCATCTCGCGCAAGCTCCCCGACACCGAGCGCGCGCGTCTGAAGAAGATCCTCAAGGAGGTGCTCCCCGAGTCGTCGGGCGTGATCGTGCGCACCGCCGCCGAGGGCGCCACCGAAGAGCAGCTGACCCTCGACGTGCAGCGCCTCACCTCGCAGTGGGAGCACGTCTCGAGCCAGGTCAAGACGATCCAGGCGCCCGCCCTGCTGCACTCCGAGCCCGACCTTCTGGTCAAGATCGTGCGCGACGTCTTCAACGAGGACTTCACCCGCATGCTCATCCAGGGCGACGAGGCGCTGCAGACGATCTCGTCGTACCTGCAGGGCGTCGCCCCCGACCTGCTCGAGCGGGTCGAGAAGTACGAGGGCGAGCAGGACCCGTTCGACGCGTTCCGCGTGACCGAGCAGATCGAGAAGGCGCTCGACCGCAAGGTCTGGCTGCCCTCGGGCGGCTCGCTCGTGATCGACCGCACCGAGGCCATGACGGTCGTCGACGTCAACACCGGCAAGTTCGTCGGCTCGGGCGGAAACCTCGAAGAGACCGTCACCAAGAACAACCTCGAAGCGGCCGAAGAGATCGTGCGCCAGCTGCGCCTGCGCGACATCGGTGGCATCATCGTCGTCGACTTCATCGACATGGTGCTCGAGTCCAACCGCGACCTCGTGCTGCGCCGCCTCATCGAGTGCCTGAGCCGCGACCGCACGAAGCACCAGGTCGCCGAGGTGACCTCGCTGGGTCTCGTGCAGATGACCCGCAAGAAGCTCGGTCTCGGTCTGCTCGAAACCTTCAGCGAGGCGTGCGAGGTGTGCGCAGGTCGCGGCGTCATCGTGCACCACGACCCCGTCGTCAAGCACCGCCCCGCGGGTTCGTCGAGCAACGGAGGCGGCAACGCGAACGGCGGATCGTCGAACCGTCGCGGACGCGGTGGCAACGGCGGCTCGAACGGCAACGCGTCAACCGGTGGCGGCAACGGCGGTAACGCCGCGCAGGGCAACGGCGGGGCGAACGGCAACGGGGGAGCGGCGGCGCAGGCCGGCGGCACCCACGTCATCACCGAGGGCGTCAAGTCCGCTCTCGCGCAGATCGCGGCGTCGACCGTCAAGCCCACCATCGACGACCCGGCCCTCGTCGAGGCGGCGGTCGTGGCATCCGTCGAGGCCGTCCTCGAGGCGAAGACCGAGTCGGCGTCCGAGGCGCCCGCCCCGGCTCGCGAGAAGCGCCCCCGCAAGAAGCGCGAGCCCAAGGCGCCCCGCACCGAGAAGGACGCCCTGCTCGAGTCGGTCCTCGAGGCTCTGCCCGAGCCCAAGGCCCCCGGTCAGGGACGCTCGCGTCGTCGCGTCACCACTGCGGCTCTCACCGGCACCCCGGTGAACGCTCAGCCTTCGTCGGAGGCCTGA
- a CDS encoding DUF4031 domain-containing protein gives MAILIDDPQWPAHGRLWAHLVSDSDLDELHAFAAAAGIPRRAFDLDHYDVPDERHADLVRAGAEHVGGKELVRRLRASGLRITARERRPHP, from the coding sequence ATGGCAATCCTGATCGATGATCCCCAGTGGCCCGCGCACGGACGTTTGTGGGCTCACCTGGTCAGCGACAGCGATCTCGACGAACTGCACGCATTCGCCGCAGCGGCCGGAATCCCGCGCCGCGCGTTCGACCTCGACCATTATGACGTGCCCGACGAGCGCCACGCCGACCTCGTCCGCGCGGGGGCGGAGCACGTCGGCGGCAAGGAGCTCGTGCGGCGCCTGCGTGCCTCGGGACTGCGGATCACCGCACGCGAGCGGCGCCCTCACCCCTGA
- the rplU gene encoding 50S ribosomal protein L21, producing the protein MVYAVVRAGGRQEKVQVGTVVVLDRQKAKIGESIQLPAVLFVDGDAVTTDADKLAKVSVTAEVLGEERGPKIVIQKFKNKTGYKKRQGHRQDLTRVKITGIK; encoded by the coding sequence GTGGTTTACGCAGTTGTGCGCGCCGGCGGCCGCCAGGAGAAGGTCCAGGTCGGCACGGTCGTCGTGCTCGACCGCCAGAAGGCGAAGATCGGCGAGAGCATCCAGCTGCCCGCCGTCCTGTTCGTCGACGGCGACGCGGTCACGACCGACGCCGACAAGCTCGCGAAGGTCTCGGTCACGGCCGAGGTGCTCGGCGAGGAGCGCGGTCCGAAGATCGTGATCCAGAAGTTCAAGAACAAGACCGGCTACAAGAAGCGCCAGGGCCACCGTCAGGACCTCACGCGCGTCAAGATCACCGGCATCAAGTAA
- the rpmA gene encoding 50S ribosomal protein L27, with translation MAHKKGASSTRNGRDSNAQRLGVKRFGGQVVLAGEIIVRQRGTHFHPGANVGRGGDDTLFALAPGAVQFGAKGGRKVVNIVTAAAE, from the coding sequence ATGGCACACAAAAAGGGCGCAAGCTCCACCCGTAACGGTCGTGATTCCAACGCACAGCGCCTCGGCGTGAAGCGCTTCGGCGGCCAGGTCGTCCTCGCCGGCGAGATCATCGTCCGCCAGCGCGGCACGCACTTCCACCCCGGCGCCAACGTCGGCCGTGGTGGCGACGACACGCTGTTCGCCCTGGCACCCGGTGCGGTCCAGTTCGGCGCGAAGGGCGGCCGCAAGGTCGTCAACATCGTCACCGCAGCAGCGGAGTAA